In Hydrogenothermus marinus, a single window of DNA contains:
- a CDS encoding DUF465 domain-containing protein, which produces MTREEAIKKLLETDPEFKEWYEEHEELKWKVHKLDKHFPPDPELEAEEEKLKRRKLYLKDLMETKIKEFMEKEGKAA; this is translated from the coding sequence ATGACAAGAGAAGAGGCTATAAAAAAATTATTAGAAACAGATCCAGAATTTAAAGAATGGTATGAAGAACATGAAGAGTTAAAATGGAAAGTTCATAAACTTGATAAGCATTTTCCACCTGATCCTGAACTTGAAGCAGAAGAAGAGAAATTAAAAAGAAGAAAACTATATTTAAAAGATTTAATGGAAACTAAAATAAAAGAATTTATGGAAAAAGAAGGAAAAGCAGCATAA
- the proB gene encoding glutamate 5-kinase codes for MRNFLKDKKRIVIKIGSQLLEKNNDIDKDFIENLAKQIKDLKKEDKDIILVSSGAVLAGIKKLNLKKRPSTITEKQAISAVGQAYLIQLYDKIFSKYNLTIAQILLTTEGLKERKRYNYARNTINKLLELNVIPIINENDTVAIEEIVFGDNDFLAAHVSILANAELLIILSTAGGVYTSDPSFENATLLKEIKDIEEALNFAKASKSKYGTGGMRSKLEASEIAVSHGIPVVIAPKKENIILDIINGKDIGTLIYPKDKKYKGKKSWLALLSEPKGKLIIDEGAEKALLNGKSLLPAGIKYVEGYFSKKNVVAIANLEGKIIGKGIINYSSNELQKILNKKEKKEAIHRDNLVIFED; via the coding sequence ATGAGGAATTTTTTAAAAGATAAAAAAAGAATTGTTATAAAAATAGGTTCCCAGTTATTAGAAAAAAATAATGATATAGACAAAGATTTTATTGAAAATTTAGCCAAACAGATAAAAGATTTAAAAAAAGAAGATAAAGATATAATCTTAGTATCTTCAGGTGCTGTTTTAGCAGGTATAAAAAAATTAAATTTAAAAAAAAGACCTTCTACTATTACAGAAAAACAAGCAATTTCTGCTGTTGGACAAGCTTATTTAATTCAGCTTTATGATAAGATTTTCTCAAAATATAATTTAACTATAGCCCAAATCTTACTTACTACCGAAGGATTAAAAGAAAGAAAAAGATATAATTATGCAAGAAATACTATAAATAAACTTTTAGAACTAAATGTAATTCCTATAATAAATGAAAATGATACTGTTGCTATTGAAGAAATAGTTTTTGGAGATAATGATTTTTTGGCAGCACATGTTTCTATATTAGCAAATGCAGAACTTTTAATAATTCTTTCTACAGCAGGGGGCGTTTACACTTCTGATCCGAGCTTTGAAAATGCAACTCTTTTAAAAGAAATAAAGGATATAGAAGAAGCTTTGAATTTTGCTAAAGCTTCAAAATCAAAATATGGAACAGGTGGAATGAGAAGTAAGTTAGAAGCATCTGAAATAGCAGTAAGTCATGGAATACCTGTTGTAATTGCTCCTAAGAAAGAAAATATTATTTTAGATATTATAAATGGAAAAGATATAGGAACTCTTATTTATCCAAAAGATAAAAAATATAAAGGTAAAAAAAGCTGGTTAGCTCTTTTATCAGAACCAAAAGGGAAATTAATAATAGATGAAGGAGCTGAAAAGGCTTTATTAAATGGAAAAAGTCTTCTTCCTGCAGGAATAAAATATGTAGAAGGATATTTTTCAAAGAAAAATGTTGTAGCAATTGCAAATTTAGAAGGAAAAATAATAGGAAAAGGTATAATAAATTATTCATCTAATGAACTTCAAAAGATATTAAACAAAAAAGAGAAAAAAGAGGCTATCCATAGAGATAACCTTGTTATATTTGAAGATTAA
- the hisS gene encoding histidine--tRNA ligase — translation MSKIKKIRGFQDIYGENAKKYRYIVETARKIFEKYNFEEIILPFVEDISLFVRSVGEETDIVQKEMYVFTDRGGRQVALRPEGTASTVRAYIEEKMYAEGGYKKLFYEGAMFRYERPQAGRYRQFHQIGAEIFGISSPLADAQLIKMVKDILDSLNIQTTLEINTLGSFEDRKNYIKALKEYLNKYKENLCETCNVRIETNPLRVLDCKVESCKDITKEAPKITDFISEESLTRFEKIKDYLKALNVPFVENPRLVRGLDYYTDTVFEFTTDKLGAQNTVAAGGRYDKLVEQLGGPATPALGFAAGIERLMLLVENLPTEKPLISVISIADEFNIEALKLADALRKKELKVENIMKEGSLKSKMKLANKIGSKYVIFVSEKYELKNMETGEQEIFENKEDLIDILKDKF, via the coding sequence TTGTCAAAAATAAAAAAAATAAGAGGTTTTCAAGATATTTATGGAGAAAATGCAAAAAAATATAGATATATTGTAGAAACTGCAAGAAAGATATTTGAAAAATATAATTTTGAAGAAATTATACTTCCATTTGTAGAAGATATATCCCTATTTGTTCGCTCAGTTGGAGAAGAAACAGACATAGTCCAAAAAGAGATGTATGTTTTTACAGATAGAGGTGGAAGACAAGTAGCCCTAAGACCAGAAGGAACTGCATCTACAGTAAGAGCATATATAGAAGAAAAAATGTATGCAGAAGGAGGATATAAAAAGCTATTTTATGAAGGTGCAATGTTTAGATATGAAAGACCACAAGCAGGAAGATATAGACAATTTCATCAAATAGGAGCAGAAATATTTGGAATATCATCACCTTTAGCAGATGCACAGCTTATAAAAATGGTAAAAGATATACTAGATAGTTTAAATATTCAAACAACCCTTGAAATAAATACCTTAGGAAGTTTTGAAGATAGAAAAAATTATATAAAAGCATTAAAAGAATATCTAAACAAATATAAAGAAAATCTATGTGAAACATGTAATGTAAGGATAGAAACAAATCCTTTAAGAGTTTTAGATTGTAAAGTAGAAAGTTGTAAAGATATTACAAAAGAAGCACCAAAAATAACAGATTTTATTTCAGAAGAAAGCTTAACAAGATTTGAAAAAATAAAAGATTATCTAAAAGCCTTAAATGTACCATTTGTAGAAAATCCAAGACTTGTAAGAGGTCTTGATTATTATACAGATACAGTATTTGAGTTTACTACAGACAAACTTGGAGCTCAAAACACAGTAGCCGCAGGAGGAAGATATGACAAATTAGTAGAACAACTTGGAGGACCTGCTACTCCAGCATTAGGATTTGCTGCTGGAATAGAAAGATTAATGCTTTTAGTAGAAAATCTACCTACGGAAAAACCTTTAATATCTGTAATATCTATTGCAGATGAATTTAATATAGAAGCCTTAAAACTTGCAGATGCACTTAGGAAAAAAGAATTAAAAGTAGAAAATATAATGAAAGAAGGAAGTCTAAAATCAAAAATGAAACTTGCAAATAAAATAGGTTCTAAATATGTAATATTTGTAAGCGAAAAATATGAACTGAAAAATATGGAAACCGGAGAGCAGGAAATATTTGAAAATAAAGAAGATTTAATAGATATTTTAAAAGATAAATTTTAG
- the amrS gene encoding AmmeMemoRadiSam system radical SAM enzyme, whose amino-acid sequence MKALAWMSEKKENGKVLCKACNQRCVLDKGELGVCGIRKVEEDGNLYLTTYGLAAAYNIDPIEKKPLYHFLPNTPIFSLGTVGCNMRCSFCQNADISQYPQEHNGEVFGANLMPETIVNFCVENNIPSIAYTYNEPVVFFEYAYDIMKLAKENGIRNVFVSSGYETKEALETLAPYLDAMNIDLKAFNDKFYREIVGARLKPVLKTIEHAKELGIWVELTTLIIPGHNDDEKELKEAAKWIASLDKDIPWHLSRFFPAWKMKDVPPTPIETIKKAYELGKEAGLNYVYVGNFDDEDRESTYCPNCGFRVIDRRGHLGQFVINHLEDGKCPKCKTEIAGVWA is encoded by the coding sequence ATGAAAGCTTTAGCTTGGATGTCAGAAAAAAAAGAAAATGGAAAAGTTTTATGTAAAGCATGCAACCAAAGATGTGTTTTAGACAAAGGAGAACTTGGAGTTTGTGGAATAAGAAAAGTTGAAGAAGATGGGAATTTATATTTAACAACATATGGTCTTGCAGCAGCTTATAATATTGATCCTATAGAAAAAAAACCTTTATACCATTTTTTACCAAATACTCCAATTTTTTCCCTTGGAACAGTTGGATGTAATATGAGATGTAGTTTCTGTCAAAATGCAGACATTTCTCAATATCCTCAAGAGCATAATGGAGAAGTTTTTGGAGCAAATTTGATGCCAGAAACAATAGTTAATTTCTGCGTAGAGAATAATATTCCATCTATTGCATACACATATAATGAGCCTGTAGTTTTCTTTGAATATGCTTATGATATTATGAAACTTGCTAAGGAAAATGGTATCAGAAATGTTTTTGTATCTTCAGGATATGAAACAAAAGAAGCATTAGAAACTTTAGCACCTTACCTTGACGCAATGAATATAGATTTAAAAGCTTTTAATGATAAATTTTATAGAGAAATTGTTGGAGCAAGATTAAAACCTGTATTAAAGACTATAGAACATGCAAAAGAACTTGGTATATGGGTAGAATTAACAACTCTTATTATTCCTGGACATAATGATGATGAAAAAGAGTTAAAAGAAGCAGCAAAATGGATAGCATCCTTAGATAAGGATATACCATGGCATCTTTCAAGATTTTTCCCTGCATGGAAGATGAAAGATGTACCACCAACACCAATAGAAACTATTAAAAAAGCTTATGAATTGGGAAAAGAAGCAGGATTAAATTATGTATATGTTGGAAATTTTGATGATGAAGATAGAGAATCTACCTACTGTCCAAATTGTGGATTTAGAGTAATTGATAGAAGAGGACATTTAGGTCAGTTTGTAATTAATCATTTAGAAGATGGAAAATGTCCTAAATGTAAAACTGAGATAGCAGGAGTTTGGGCTTAA
- a CDS encoding FAD:protein FMN transferase has translation MINKVLLIILISVSFAFSIERTKYLMGTYVSINLPKENKYLFKPSFNIIKQVDLKFSKYNPKSYLYKLNKHKKAKIDKEFLKLLNISLQINKKTYGYFDISLGNLTKKYGSFYIKENKNQKYTIGIENIKIKDGYIYLLNNISLDFGAIGKGYAIDKISNFLEKKKVKKAIIKLSGDIRCFDICNICIKNPFKEGFIKCFKTKYKNTSISTSGNYERYIKTKENNHLINPKTKKSEKNFASITLIGIKNNTYLDAYTTAVSVMPEKLAIKFLEENKIGYFIIKINGEILINKKFKSMVEFTNNIEK, from the coding sequence TTGATAAATAAAGTTTTATTAATAATTCTTATCTCTGTTTCTTTTGCTTTTTCTATAGAAAGAACAAAATATTTAATGGGAACTTATGTTTCCATTAATTTACCAAAAGAAAATAAATATTTATTTAAACCTTCTTTTAATATTATTAAACAGGTAGATTTAAAATTTTCAAAATATAATCCAAAAAGCTATTTATATAAATTAAATAAACATAAAAAAGCAAAAATAGATAAAGAGTTCCTAAAACTTTTAAATATTTCTCTTCAGATAAATAAAAAAACATATGGATATTTTGATATATCCTTAGGAAATTTAACAAAGAAATATGGAAGTTTCTATATAAAAGAAAATAAAAATCAAAAATATACAATAGGAATAGAAAATATAAAAATAAAAGATGGATATATATACCTTTTAAATAATATAAGTTTAGATTTTGGGGCAATTGGTAAAGGATATGCCATTGATAAAATTTCAAATTTTTTAGAAAAAAAGAAAGTAAAAAAAGCTATTATAAAGTTAAGTGGAGATATAAGATGTTTTGATATATGTAATATATGTATAAAAAATCCTTTTAAAGAAGGATTTATAAAATGCTTTAAAACAAAATATAAAAATACATCAATATCAACAAGTGGAAATTATGAAAGATATATAAAGACAAAAGAAAACAATCATTTAATAAATCCTAAAACAAAAAAATCTGAAAAAAATTTTGCTTCTATAACTTTAATAGGGATAAAAAACAATACATATCTTGATGCTTATACAACGGCAGTATCTGTTATGCCAGAAAAGTTAGCTATAAAATTTTTAGAAGAAAATAAAATTGGATATTTTATAATAAAAATTAATGGTGAAATTCTAATTAATAAAAAATTTAAATCAATGGTTGAGTTTACTAATAATATTGAAAAATAA
- the ahcY gene encoding adenosylhomocysteinase, translated as MDFDVKDISLAEKGKLRIEWAEKDMPVLRQIRERFEKEKPLKGITISACLHVTTETANLMITLKAGGADVYLTASNPLSTQDDVAAALVKEFNIPVFAIHGEDRDTYYKHLYTVLDKKPNITMDDGGDLISTLHQERQDLIPNVIGGTEETTTGVIRFKAMEKDGVLKFPVIAVNDAYTKHLFDNRYGTGQSTIDGILRATNRLLAGSTFVVAGYGWCGKGVAMRAKGMGADVIVTEVDPLKALEARMDGFRVMPMIEAVKQADFIVTVTGNINVVDKHHFENMKDGCIVSNSGHFDVEINIKALEEMVVNKRKIRDYVDEYTLEDGRKIYILAEGRLVNLAAAEGHPAQVMDMSFANQALSAEYLVKNKGNLEPKVYKVPDELDFEVARLKLNTMGIKIDELTQQQKEYLASWQHGT; from the coding sequence ATGGATTTTGATGTAAAAGATATTTCTTTAGCAGAAAAAGGAAAACTTAGAATTGAGTGGGCAGAAAAAGATATGCCTGTTTTAAGGCAGATAAGAGAAAGATTTGAAAAAGAAAAACCTTTAAAAGGAATAACTATAAGTGCATGTCTCCATGTTACAACAGAGACAGCAAATTTAATGATTACTTTAAAAGCAGGTGGGGCAGATGTTTATTTAACAGCATCAAATCCACTTTCCACCCAAGATGATGTAGCAGCTGCTCTTGTAAAAGAATTTAATATTCCAGTATTTGCAATTCATGGAGAAGATAGAGATACATATTATAAACATCTTTATACTGTACTTGATAAAAAACCAAATATTACAATGGACGATGGTGGAGATTTAATATCTACATTACACCAAGAAAGACAAGATTTAATACCAAATGTAATAGGTGGAACAGAAGAAACAACAACAGGTGTAATAAGATTTAAAGCAATGGAGAAAGATGGAGTTTTAAAATTCCCTGTAATTGCAGTAAATGATGCTTACACAAAACATCTATTTGATAATAGATATGGAACAGGTCAATCTACAATAGATGGAATATTAAGAGCAACAAATAGACTTTTAGCAGGTTCCACATTTGTTGTGGCAGGTTATGGTTGGTGTGGAAAAGGTGTAGCAATGAGAGCTAAAGGAATGGGAGCAGATGTAATAGTAACAGAAGTTGATCCTTTAAAAGCATTAGAAGCAAGAATGGATGGATTTAGAGTAATGCCAATGATTGAAGCAGTAAAACAAGCAGATTTTATTGTTACAGTAACAGGAAATATAAATGTTGTAGATAAACATCATTTTGAAAATATGAAAGATGGATGTATTGTTTCTAACTCAGGACACTTTGATGTAGAAATAAATATAAAAGCTTTAGAAGAAATGGTAGTAAATAAAAGGAAAATTAGAGATTATGTAGATGAATATACCTTGGAAGATGGAAGAAAAATTTATATACTTGCAGAAGGAAGACTTGTAAATCTTGCAGCTGCTGAAGGACACCCTGCTCAAGTTATGGATATGTCTTTTGCAAATCAAGCTTTATCTGCTGAATATCTTGTAAAAAATAAAGGGAATTTAGAACCAAAAGTTTATAAAGTTCCTGACGAACTGGATTTTGAAGTTGCAAGATTAAAACTAAATACAATGGGAATTAAAATAGATGAACTAACACAACAGCAAAAAGAGTATCTTGCCAGTTGGCAACATGGTACTTAG
- a CDS encoding carbohydrate porin gives MKYKLVLTGIISSAFLYGCNIGGANISDPVGEYDENEVKPAKLVAGFPWFSKYKNPTAYIPLECYTDTGKAKTGEAFANPCYVCHNAGNTPVDNAGDWENQINWLRFPANDNPWLNAVAPEKTIEKPLSNGKKWTELDEINNQVKDNKENKIIKIDDWIKQNNWEDAYNNEVYIGSDNPFGLGKYKLDIPPLYKWDSNNNRFVKTNYIDNEGFIYSSENEHTNNTNTWWRAYDWKHFPGFFPTNGRLDSAMIRLPEVFRKENGQYNKEIYKINLAILECAVKQLTENCEVEPLDTNLLDRYGINYTTTNSTIIFNQVPNKYMGDASNIDVWQIKSDGTKVGLYPVGTELAHPIYYIDPDWESRPDLAAKTGHLKEFRYMKKLAMPDINVGGEEEEENIDYFPYDNGLMPNDPETWLMGGWIEDKDGKLRPQSEEEMAFCMACHGAISGTVDSTFTYWRKLTGSTGWKDTDYGYNKDVKDIKYWAEKLNQIEDENASVYLGKIAGKYDPKDYGEYQLYFTMTNGIDHFRSNKEGICRILGYDTYDQSNDNCKKTTSQKIEELKELLINVRTTFIIQNANNVNNDQSKKSITDGSYSIDLEIGKEFSKNDKVYLYFEHGNGTGVTDELQLFGNVNADATGEESLYLVEGWYEYNFQNFPLKLTVGQLDPTCYIDDNEYANDETIQFLSDIFVNSPAIDFPSSSIGANFQLSLLNFLDIDFLSMSAKSNLEDIFDDMFIANQFKFKTKIFNKSGNYRFYIWVNTSKHTKWNNPLKTNEKNYGFGVSFDQEITDIIGIFFRYSWQNPKVYIEDNGFNIEHFWSIGFQINGNLWKRENDTFGIGFGQLIPSNDFKNSVNQKLESENHLEAYYNFQLNKHLNLSPDLQIIWNPYGDSNSDTIYVLGMRGQLNF, from the coding sequence ATGAAATATAAATTAGTTTTAACTGGAATTATCTCTTCAGCCTTCTTATATGGATGTAATATTGGAGGAGCTAATATATCTGATCCAGTTGGAGAGTATGATGAAAATGAGGTAAAGCCTGCTAAATTAGTAGCAGGTTTTCCATGGTTTAGTAAATATAAAAATCCAACTGCATACATACCATTAGAATGTTATACAGATACAGGTAAAGCAAAAACAGGAGAAGCTTTTGCTAATCCTTGCTATGTATGTCATAATGCAGGAAATACACCAGTAGATAATGCAGGGGATTGGGAAAATCAGATTAACTGGCTTAGATTCCCTGCAAATGATAATCCATGGCTGAATGCAGTAGCACCTGAAAAAACAATTGAAAAACCTTTATCTAATGGAAAAAAATGGACAGAACTTGATGAAATAAATAATCAAGTAAAAGATAATAAAGAAAATAAAATTATTAAAATTGATGATTGGATAAAACAGAATAACTGGGAAGATGCTTATAATAATGAAGTTTATATTGGTAGCGATAATCCTTTTGGTCTTGGAAAATACAAATTAGATATACCACCTCTCTATAAATGGGACTCAAACAATAACAGATTTGTAAAAACAAACTATATAGATAATGAAGGCTTTATATACTCTTCAGAAAATGAACACACTAACAATACAAACACATGGTGGAGAGCTTATGATTGGAAACACTTTCCAGGATTTTTCCCTACAAATGGAAGACTTGATTCTGCTATGATAAGACTTCCTGAAGTATTTAGGAAAGAAAATGGACAATATAATAAAGAAATTTATAAAATAAATTTGGCAATACTTGAGTGTGCTGTAAAACAGTTAACAGAAAATTGTGAAGTAGAACCTTTAGATACAAATTTATTAGACAGATATGGAATTAATTATACAACTACAAATAGTACAATCATATTTAATCAAGTACCAAATAAGTATATGGGAGATGCTTCTAATATTGATGTATGGCAAATAAAATCAGATGGAACTAAAGTTGGACTTTATCCTGTAGGAACAGAACTTGCACATCCTATTTATTATATTGATCCAGACTGGGAAAGTAGACCTGATTTAGCAGCAAAAACAGGACATCTAAAAGAGTTCAGGTATATGAAAAAATTAGCTATGCCTGATATAAATGTTGGAGGAGAAGAGGAAGAGGAAAATATAGATTACTTTCCTTATGATAATGGCTTAATGCCAAATGATCCAGAAACATGGTTAATGGGTGGATGGATAGAAGATAAAGATGGGAAATTAAGACCTCAATCAGAAGAAGAAATGGCATTTTGTATGGCTTGTCATGGTGCTATAAGTGGTACAGTTGATAGTACTTTCACATATTGGAGAAAATTAACTGGTAGTACTGGTTGGAAAGATACAGATTATGGATATAATAAAGATGTAAAAGATATAAAATATTGGGCTGAAAAACTTAATCAGATAGAAGATGAAAATGCTTCAGTATATCTTGGTAAAATTGCAGGTAAGTATGATCCAAAGGATTATGGAGAATACCAACTATACTTTACAATGACAAATGGTATAGATCATTTTAGAAGTAATAAAGAAGGTATATGTAGAATTTTAGGATATGATACTTATGATCAATCAAATGATAATTGTAAAAAAACAACTTCTCAAAAAATAGAAGAATTAAAAGAACTTTTAATAAATGTTAGAACTACTTTCATCATCCAAAATGCAAACAACGTTAATAATGATCAATCTAAAAAAAGCATAACTGATGGTTCCTATTCTATAGATTTAGAGATTGGAAAAGAGTTTTCTAAAAATGATAAAGTATATTTATATTTTGAACATGGTAACGGAACAGGAGTTACTGATGAATTACAACTATTTGGTAATGTAAATGCTGATGCTACAGGTGAAGAAAGTCTTTATTTAGTTGAAGGTTGGTATGAATATAATTTTCAAAATTTTCCTTTAAAATTAACAGTTGGACAACTTGATCCTACCTGTTATATAGATGATAATGAATATGCAAATGATGAAACTATCCAATTTTTATCAGATATATTTGTAAATTCTCCTGCTATAGATTTTCCTTCATCTTCTATTGGAGCAAATTTTCAGTTAAGTCTATTAAATTTTTTAGATATAGACTTTTTATCTATGTCAGCTAAAAGTAATTTAGAAGATATATTTGATGATATGTTTATTGCTAATCAGTTTAAATTTAAAACAAAAATTTTTAATAAATCTGGAAATTATAGATTTTATATTTGGGTAAATACTTCTAAACATACCAAATGGAATAATCCTTTAAAAACAAATGAAAAAAATTATGGTTTTGGAGTAAGTTTTGACCAAGAGATAACTGATATTATAGGAATATTTTTCAGATATAGCTGGCAAAACCCAAAAGTTTATATAGAAGATAATGGTTTCAATATTGAACATTTTTGGAGTATTGGTTTCCAAATAAATGGTAATTTATGGAAAAGAGAAAATGATACTTTTGGAATAGGCTTTGGACAATTAATCCCTTCTAATGATTTCAAAAATTCAGTTAATCAAAAACTTGAATCAGAAAATCATTTAGAAGCTTACTATAATTTTCAACTTAATAAACATCTAAATTTATCACCAGATTTACAAATAATATGGAATCCTTATGGAGACTCTAATAGTGATACTATTTATGTTTTAGGAATGAGAGGTCAATTAAATTTTTAA
- the purT gene encoding formate-dependent phosphoribosylglycinamide formyltransferase, with the protein MKIGTPLSHNATKVLLLGSGELGKEFTIEALRLGIEVIAVDNYEFAPAMQVAQRSYVIDMKNGEQIKNIVYREKPDFIVPEIEAINTDMLVQLEKEGFNVVPCANAVKHTMNRISIRRLAAEEVGLPTSKYRFASDIETYKKAVKEIGLPVVVKPVMSSSGKGQSIVKKEEDIEKAWYYAQENARGKGGEVIIEEFIDFDYEITLLTVRTKNQGTLFCPPIGHIQVEGDYWESWQPHPMSEKALEKAKDIAKKITDALGGYGIFGCELFIKDDMVWFNEISPRPHDTGMTTMVSQNMSEFEIHLRAILGLPIDIKMIAPAGASYCFHAKDYGVAPVYEGVEKALSIPDTKIRIFGKPTTRPKRRMGVALATGSTIEEARERAKKASESITVY; encoded by the coding sequence ATGAAAATAGGAACACCTTTATCACATAATGCAACAAAAGTTTTACTTCTTGGAAGTGGGGAACTTGGAAAAGAGTTTACTATTGAAGCATTAAGACTTGGAATAGAGGTTATTGCAGTAGATAATTATGAGTTTGCTCCGGCGATGCAAGTAGCCCAAAGAAGTTATGTAATAGATATGAAAAATGGAGAGCAGATAAAAAATATTGTTTATAGAGAAAAACCAGATTTTATAGTGCCAGAAATAGAGGCTATAAATACAGATATGTTAGTACAACTTGAGAAAGAAGGATTTAATGTTGTACCTTGTGCAAATGCAGTAAAACATACAATGAATAGAATAAGTATTAGAAGGCTTGCTGCAGAAGAAGTAGGCCTTCCAACATCAAAATATAGATTTGCTTCAGATATAGAGACTTATAAAAAAGCAGTAAAAGAGATAGGTCTTCCTGTTGTTGTAAAACCTGTAATGAGTTCTTCAGGAAAAGGCCAAAGTATAGTAAAAAAAGAAGAAGATATTGAAAAAGCTTGGTATTATGCACAAGAGAATGCAAGAGGAAAAGGTGGAGAAGTTATAATTGAGGAATTTATAGATTTTGATTATGAAATAACCCTTTTAACAGTAAGAACTAAAAATCAAGGAACATTATTCTGTCCACCAATTGGGCATATACAGGTAGAAGGAGATTACTGGGAAAGCTGGCAACCTCATCCAATGTCAGAAAAAGCTTTAGAAAAAGCAAAAGATATAGCTAAAAAGATAACAGATGCCCTTGGAGGATATGGAATTTTTGGATGTGAGCTTTTTATAAAGGATGATATGGTTTGGTTTAATGAAATTTCTCCTCGTCCTCATGATACAGGAATGACAACAATGGTTTCTCAGAATATGTCTGAATTTGAGATTCATTTAAGAGCAATTTTAGGATTACCAATAGATATAAAAATGATAGCTCCTGCAGGAGCTTCTTACTGTTTCCATGCTAAAGATTATGGAGTTGCACCTGTTTATGAAGGAGTTGAAAAGGCTTTAAGTATTCCAGATACTAAAATAAGGATATTTGGTAAACCTACAACAAGACCAAAAAGAAGAATGGGAGTAGCTTTAGCAACAGGAAGTACTATTGAAGAAGCAAGAGAAAGAGCGAAAAAAGCAAGTGAAAGCATTACTGTGTATTAG